A genomic stretch from Halopiger aswanensis includes:
- a CDS encoding redoxin domain-containing protein: MPDFEVVDLGPADNPEAGDEAPDFTRPLVTDEYWENRSLSELVAEHGRTIVVFTPMTGSFLAKYVWDELAERGWDEKAHVVGVTASTPYGVKRFLEDNEYPFTVFADPAADVARDYGIDHDLDGMAGITEPRPAVFAVGEDLTVEDAWVGTDWPDFPDYDDLEERFGLE, from the coding sequence ATGCCCGACTTCGAGGTCGTCGATCTCGGCCCCGCGGACAACCCCGAGGCCGGCGACGAGGCGCCCGACTTCACCCGGCCGCTGGTCACCGACGAGTACTGGGAGAACCGCAGCCTCTCGGAGTTGGTCGCCGAACACGGCCGCACAATCGTCGTCTTTACGCCGATGACCGGGTCGTTCCTCGCGAAGTACGTCTGGGACGAACTCGCCGAGCGCGGCTGGGACGAGAAGGCCCACGTCGTCGGCGTTACGGCGTCGACCCCCTACGGCGTCAAGCGATTCCTCGAGGACAACGAGTATCCGTTCACCGTCTTCGCCGATCCGGCCGCCGACGTCGCCCGCGACTACGGCATCGACCACGACCTCGACGGGATGGCAGGCATCACCGAGCCCCGACCCGCCGTCTTCGCCGTCGGCGAGGACCTGACCGTCGAGGACGCCTGGGTCGGGACCGACTGGCCCGACTTCCCCGACTACGACGACCTCGAGGAGCGGTTCGGCCTCGAGTGA
- a CDS encoding glutaredoxin family protein yields the protein MSSTSAPTTASDDPPITFYRLQGCPYCERVARLLNEFDLEYQSRFVEPMHSDRNVVKRVAGVRTVPVVVDENTGITMAESANIVEYLESTYGDGATATDGGEV from the coding sequence ATGTCGAGCACCAGTGCTCCCACCACCGCGAGCGACGACCCGCCGATCACGTTCTATCGGCTGCAGGGCTGCCCGTACTGCGAGCGCGTCGCCCGCCTGCTGAACGAGTTCGACCTCGAGTACCAGTCGCGGTTCGTCGAACCGATGCACTCCGACCGGAACGTCGTCAAGCGCGTCGCCGGCGTCCGGACGGTGCCGGTCGTCGTCGACGAGAACACCGGCATCACGATGGCGGAAAGCGCGAATATCGTGGAGTACCTCGAGTCGACCTACGGCGACGGCGCGACCGCAACCGACGGGGGTGAGGTCTGA
- a CDS encoding hemolysin family protein, translating into MALSPLLEAVLAVYDVPIVDVRLALDESTVTIVGTIAVAVLIALSGFFSSSEIAMFNLPKHRIEGMVEDGVEGASLVRDLKDDPHRLLVTILVGNNIVNIAMSSIATAILSMHFGGLVGVLLATFGITALVLLFGESVPKSYAVENTETWSIRISKPLKATEYFLYPLIIVFDYLTRQVNRLIGSTGSIESPYVTRDEIQEMIESGEREGVLEEEEHEMLQRIFRFNNTIVKEVMTPRLDMTAVPKDASIDEAIETCIQSGHARIPVYEGSLDNVMGVVHIRDLVRDLNYGETNDGDLELADLIQPTLHVPESKNVDELLTEMRENRMHMAIVIDEFGTTEGLVTMEDMVEEIIGEILEGGEEQPIEEIDDRTVLVRGEVNIEDVNEALEIDLPEGEEFETIAGFIFNRAGRLVEEGEEITYDGVRITVEDVENTRIMMARLTKLEQERAEPGADGDPAEASESSNGNADTGDVTDSTVE; encoded by the coding sequence ATGGCGTTGTCTCCGCTGCTCGAGGCCGTGCTAGCCGTCTACGATGTCCCGATCGTGGACGTTCGACTCGCGCTCGACGAGTCGACGGTGACGATCGTCGGGACGATCGCAGTCGCCGTGCTCATCGCGCTCTCGGGATTCTTCTCCTCCTCTGAGATCGCGATGTTCAACCTGCCGAAACACCGCATCGAGGGAATGGTCGAGGACGGCGTCGAGGGTGCGTCCCTCGTCAGGGATCTGAAGGACGATCCCCACCGGCTCCTCGTGACGATTCTGGTCGGCAACAACATCGTCAACATCGCGATGTCCTCGATCGCGACGGCGATCCTCTCGATGCACTTCGGCGGTCTGGTCGGCGTGTTGCTGGCCACGTTCGGGATCACCGCGCTCGTGTTGTTGTTCGGCGAGAGCGTCCCCAAGTCCTACGCGGTCGAGAACACGGAAACGTGGTCGATCCGCATCTCGAAGCCGCTGAAAGCCACGGAGTACTTCCTCTATCCGCTGATTATCGTCTTCGACTACCTCACCCGGCAGGTCAACCGACTCATCGGTTCGACCGGCTCGATCGAGTCCCCCTACGTCACCCGCGACGAGATCCAGGAGATGATCGAGTCCGGCGAGCGCGAGGGCGTCCTGGAGGAGGAGGAACACGAGATGCTCCAGCGCATCTTCCGATTCAACAATACGATCGTCAAGGAGGTCATGACCCCGCGGCTGGACATGACCGCGGTCCCGAAGGACGCCAGCATCGACGAGGCCATCGAGACCTGTATCCAGAGCGGCCACGCCCGTATCCCCGTCTACGAGGGCAGCCTCGACAACGTGATGGGCGTCGTCCACATCCGCGACCTCGTGCGCGATCTCAACTACGGCGAGACCAACGACGGCGACCTCGAGCTCGCGGACCTCATCCAGCCGACGCTGCACGTCCCCGAGTCGAAGAACGTCGACGAACTCCTGACCGAAATGCGGGAAAACCGGATGCACATGGCCATCGTCATCGACGAGTTCGGCACCACCGAGGGGCTGGTGACGATGGAGGACATGGTCGAGGAGATCATCGGCGAGATCTTGGAGGGCGGCGAGGAACAGCCGATCGAGGAGATCGACGACCGCACGGTCCTCGTTCGCGGCGAGGTCAACATCGAGGACGTCAACGAGGCCCTCGAGATCGACCTCCCCGAGGGCGAGGAGTTCGAGACCATCGCCGGCTTCATCTTCAACCGCGCGGGCCGACTGGTCGAAGAGGGTGAGGAGATCACCTACGACGGCGTCCGGATCACCGTCGAGGACGTCGAAAACACGCGGATCATGATGGCTCGGCTGACGAAACTCGAGCAGGAGCGAGCCGAACCGGGGGCGGATGGGGACCCGGCGGAGGCGAGCGAGTCGTCGAACGGCAACGCCGATACCGGCGACGTGACGGACAGTACGGTCGAGTAG
- a CDS encoding inorganic phosphate transporter gives MVEPATIATFLVAAVASLFMAWAIGAGSSGSTPFAPAVGANAISVMRAGFLVGLLGFVGAVLQGANVSEAVGAELIQGVTLSPPAATIALTIAAALVAIGVFAGYPIATAFTVTGAVIGVGLAMGGAPAWAKYTEIAALWILTPFVGGGLAYGIARVLRAEPVDESYLIMALAAFVGVLVANIEFAILEPGQAGGDSIAGATADLLPGSALVGAAAVTVVIAALWAGVIALDLRGGLERGERHFLLVLGGLVAFSAGGSQVGLAVGPLIPLSGDVGLPLPALLVGGGFGLLLGSWTGAPRMIKAISQDYSSLGPRRSIAALIPSFMIAQTAVLFGIPVSFNEIIVSAIIGSGYAAAGAGGGVSGRKMAYTVLAWIGSLAGSIIVSYAGFAAADMLLL, from the coding sequence ATGGTCGAACCCGCGACGATTGCGACGTTTCTGGTAGCCGCAGTCGCCAGTCTATTTATGGCCTGGGCGATCGGCGCCGGCTCGAGCGGTTCGACGCCGTTCGCGCCGGCAGTCGGGGCCAACGCGATTTCGGTGATGCGGGCCGGCTTTCTGGTCGGGCTGCTCGGTTTCGTCGGGGCAGTGTTACAGGGAGCGAACGTCTCCGAGGCGGTCGGCGCCGAGCTTATTCAGGGCGTGACGCTGTCCCCGCCGGCCGCGACGATCGCGCTGACGATCGCGGCCGCGCTGGTCGCGATCGGCGTCTTCGCGGGGTATCCGATCGCGACCGCCTTCACGGTGACCGGCGCGGTCATCGGCGTCGGACTCGCGATGGGCGGCGCGCCGGCGTGGGCGAAGTACACCGAAATCGCCGCGCTGTGGATCCTGACGCCGTTCGTCGGCGGCGGCCTCGCGTACGGGATCGCGCGCGTGCTCCGCGCCGAACCTGTCGACGAATCGTATCTGATCATGGCGCTGGCGGCGTTCGTCGGCGTCCTCGTCGCTAACATCGAGTTTGCGATCCTCGAGCCCGGCCAGGCCGGGGGCGACTCGATCGCCGGCGCGACGGCCGACCTGCTCCCCGGCTCGGCGCTCGTCGGCGCCGCCGCGGTGACGGTCGTGATCGCGGCGCTGTGGGCGGGCGTCATCGCGCTCGACCTCCGCGGGGGCCTCGAGCGCGGCGAGCGCCACTTCCTGCTGGTGCTCGGCGGACTGGTCGCGTTCTCCGCGGGCGGCAGTCAGGTCGGGCTGGCCGTCGGGCCGCTCATTCCGCTGTCGGGCGACGTCGGGTTGCCGCTCCCCGCGCTCCTCGTGGGCGGCGGATTCGGACTCCTGCTTGGCTCGTGGACCGGCGCGCCGCGGATGATCAAGGCGATCTCGCAGGACTACTCCTCGCTGGGGCCGCGCCGATCGATCGCCGCGCTCATCCCCTCCTTCATGATCGCCCAGACCGCTGTCCTGTTCGGCATTCCGGTCTCGTTCAACGAGATCATCGTCAGCGCGATCATCGGGAGCGGCTACGCGGCCGCCGGCGCGGGCGGCGGCGTCAGCGGCCGCAAGATGGCCTACACCGTCCTCGCGTGGATCGGGTCGCTGGCCGGGTCGATCATCGTGTCCTACGCCGGGTTCGCCGCCGCCGATATGCTCCTGCTGTAG
- a CDS encoding transporter substrate-binding domain-containing protein, producing the protein MVDETEQFDRRTYLKLTGTAGVTVTGLAGCLEDAGNGNGDESGNGNGDGGNGSGNGNGSDNDTDESDGSDGSSDMQIVAGTAPGFEPFEMTRDGELVGFDIDLLEAVVDETEYELAEWNEYEFDSLIPALENGNIDVIAAAMTITEDRQQSIAFTEPYYSANQSVLVQSGGDFAPEALEDLEDREVGAQSGTTGETVVQEQLIAEGLISDDQYTSYDNYVYAVQELERGLLDAIVIDEPVGATFADNRDVEVAFTFETGEEYGFGVQQDADDLEAALSEGIAAVRESGEYDEITQTWFDSDGTDSEE; encoded by the coding sequence ATGGTGGACGAGACTGAGCAGTTCGATCGACGCACGTACTTGAAACTGACCGGAACCGCAGGCGTCACCGTGACCGGCCTCGCCGGCTGTCTCGAGGACGCCGGGAACGGCAACGGCGACGAGAGCGGCAACGGGAACGGCGATGGCGGCAACGGGAGCGGAAACGGTAACGGCTCCGACAACGACACCGACGAGAGCGACGGCTCCGACGGCTCCAGCGACATGCAGATCGTCGCCGGCACGGCGCCCGGCTTCGAGCCGTTCGAGATGACCCGCGACGGCGAACTCGTCGGCTTCGACATCGACCTCCTCGAGGCGGTCGTCGACGAGACCGAGTACGAACTGGCCGAGTGGAACGAGTACGAGTTCGACTCGCTGATTCCGGCCCTCGAGAACGGCAACATCGACGTGATCGCGGCGGCGATGACGATCACCGAGGACCGCCAGCAGTCGATCGCCTTCACCGAGCCCTACTACAGCGCGAACCAGTCGGTGCTCGTCCAGTCGGGCGGCGACTTCGCGCCGGAGGCCCTCGAGGACCTCGAAGATCGCGAGGTCGGCGCCCAGTCGGGGACGACCGGCGAAACGGTCGTCCAGGAACAGTTGATCGCCGAGGGACTGATCTCCGACGATCAGTACACCTCCTACGACAACTACGTCTACGCCGTCCAAGAACTCGAGCGCGGGCTGCTCGACGCGATCGTCATCGACGAACCCGTCGGTGCGACGTTCGCCGACAACCGCGACGTCGAGGTCGCCTTCACGTTCGAAACCGGCGAGGAGTACGGCTTCGGTGTCCAGCAGGACGCCGACGACCTCGAGGCGGCCCTCAGCGAGGGTATCGCCGCCGTCCGCGAGTCCGGCGAGTACGACGAGATCACCCAGACGTGGTTCGATAGCGACGGAACCGACTCCGAGGAGTAA
- a CDS encoding amino acid ABC transporter permease, translating to MPIDPVVPLVEASTLPLEAVQGQGHLQLPLQSQPLQALSVDPLLVTEEQVARRLGEDWAFVYRNADYMLWGTVITIALTLTSLLLGFLAGFPAGAIEVYGDGYSQSFVRKAGVLLRGTPILVIMLLTYFVLPIDIVLVALERTLGAIDFVLGPTPFTAPTDVPDAFLAATLALGFRSAAYQSQIFRGALQSIDEGQMEAARSIGMSRLEAIRHVIVPQALRRSVPGFQNEFTIVLKDTSIAFAIGLGELLKRSQDLFTQQTTAVLEVILFISLVYFVLTFTTNRTLDFVSNRFAIPGESS from the coding sequence ATGCCCATAGATCCCGTCGTACCGCTCGTCGAGGCGTCGACGCTCCCGCTCGAGGCGGTTCAGGGACAGGGACACCTCCAGCTACCGCTGCAGTCCCAGCCGCTACAGGCGCTCTCCGTCGACCCGCTCTTGGTAACCGAGGAGCAGGTCGCCCGCCGCCTCGGTGAGGACTGGGCGTTCGTCTACCGCAACGCGGACTACATGCTGTGGGGCACGGTGATCACGATCGCCCTAACGCTGACCAGCCTGCTGCTGGGCTTTCTCGCGGGTTTTCCGGCCGGCGCGATCGAGGTCTACGGCGACGGCTACTCGCAGTCGTTCGTCCGGAAGGCCGGCGTCCTGTTGCGCGGGACGCCGATCCTCGTCATCATGCTGTTGACGTACTTCGTGTTGCCGATCGATATCGTCCTCGTCGCGCTCGAGCGGACGCTCGGGGCGATCGATTTCGTCCTCGGGCCGACGCCGTTTACCGCGCCGACGGACGTGCCGGACGCCTTCCTGGCGGCCACGCTCGCGCTCGGCTTCCGGAGCGCCGCCTACCAGTCCCAGATCTTCCGGGGCGCCTTACAGAGCATCGACGAAGGCCAGATGGAGGCCGCCCGCTCGATCGGCATGAGCCGCCTCGAGGCGATCCGTCACGTGATCGTTCCGCAGGCGCTGCGTCGCAGCGTGCCCGGCTTCCAGAACGAGTTTACCATCGTGCTGAAGGACACGTCGATCGCCTTCGCGATCGGGCTCGGGGAGCTACTCAAGCGCAGTCAGGACCTGTTCACCCAGCAGACGACCGCCGTCCTCGAGGTGATCCTGTTCATCAGCCTGGTCTACTTCGTACTGACCTTTACGACCAACCGGACGCTCGACTTCGTGAGCAACCGCTTCGCAATTCCAGGTGAATCGTCGTGA
- a CDS encoding amino acid ABC transporter ATP-binding protein: MLRIEDLHKSYGNEEVLQGIDLAVERGDVEVLVGPSGSGKSTLLRCLNLLTPVDSGHIYLGDTEVTAPDTDPNEIRQQIGMVFQDINLFAHLTARQNITLGLRKVKGIPKDEARKRADAELERVGLADQADSYPAQLSGGQKQRVGIARALAMDPEVMLFDEPTSALDPELSNEVLEVMDELVEGGMTMVVVTHEMRFARGGATNITFLSDGQIVERGPPDKLFEDPDRERTAQFFQSIRHE, encoded by the coding sequence CTGTTGCGAATCGAGGACCTCCACAAGTCCTACGGCAACGAGGAGGTCCTGCAGGGCATCGATCTCGCGGTCGAGCGCGGCGACGTCGAGGTGCTGGTCGGCCCCAGCGGTAGCGGGAAGTCGACGCTGCTGCGGTGTCTGAATCTGCTCACGCCGGTCGACAGCGGGCACATCTACCTCGGCGACACGGAGGTGACGGCACCCGACACCGACCCGAACGAGATCCGCCAGCAGATCGGGATGGTGTTCCAGGACATCAACCTCTTTGCCCACCTCACCGCCCGTCAGAACATCACCCTCGGCCTCCGCAAGGTCAAGGGGATCCCGAAGGACGAAGCCCGGAAGCGGGCCGACGCCGAACTCGAGCGCGTCGGCCTCGCGGATCAGGCTGACTCCTACCCGGCCCAGCTCTCGGGCGGCCAGAAACAGCGCGTCGGGATCGCCCGCGCGCTCGCGATGGACCCCGAGGTCATGCTGTTCGACGAGCCGACCAGCGCCTTAGACCCCGAACTGAGCAACGAGGTGCTCGAGGTCATGGACGAACTCGTCGAGGGCGGGATGACGATGGTCGTCGTCACCCACGAGATGCGCTTCGCGCGCGGTGGCGCGACGAACATCACCTTCCTCTCGGACGGGCAGATCGTCGAGCGCGGCCCGCCGGACAAGCTGTTCGAGGACCCGGACCGCGAGCGAACCGCACAGTTCTTCCAGAGCATCCGCCATGAGTGA
- a CDS encoding amino acid ABC transporter permease — MSGAKPGSGSGSGSQSTPSIALDRFLASIASGERSLASLGFVLFWGWLVTRWLYDWTLGRWGIGPGAGEPFLPSAPLESVAAVFEGKQVALPLGPVAIPTDWIASLFDGAALAIDIAPALASGAWYTILLTIAAIALGFCIAVPVAVLRVYGGPLRWLALAYTELIRGTPLLAQLFVLYYGLPLAVWLNDISVIGRGFVPEYAFWIAIVGFTINGSAYQAEYIRGALESVDEGQLTAARAIGLSKLEGIRYVVLPQTLRYAIPAWTNELVYLIKYSSLAGFITVPELYYRASRIASSTFEYTPIYVLLAIVYLGIVLSATNVMDRVERYVAVPGIGQVEGRQQATGDEAAADAPSDEDTDPGTETPERSGA, encoded by the coding sequence ATGAGCGGCGCGAAACCCGGGTCCGGGTCCGGGTCCGGATCTCAGTCCACGCCCTCGATCGCCCTCGACCGGTTCCTCGCCTCGATCGCGAGCGGGGAGCGGTCGCTCGCGAGCCTCGGGTTCGTGCTCTTCTGGGGCTGGCTCGTCACCCGCTGGCTGTACGACTGGACGCTCGGCCGATGGGGAATCGGTCCCGGCGCCGGCGAACCGTTCCTCCCGTCAGCCCCGCTCGAATCCGTCGCAGCGGTATTCGAGGGCAAGCAGGTGGCCCTGCCTCTCGGGCCGGTCGCCATTCCGACGGACTGGATCGCGAGCCTGTTCGACGGCGCCGCGTTAGCGATCGACATCGCGCCCGCGCTGGCGTCGGGCGCGTGGTACACGATCCTCCTCACGATCGCGGCCATCGCGCTCGGCTTCTGTATCGCGGTGCCGGTCGCCGTGCTCCGCGTCTACGGCGGCCCGCTGCGCTGGCTCGCGCTCGCCTACACCGAACTGATCCGCGGGACGCCGCTGCTGGCCCAACTGTTCGTCCTCTACTACGGACTGCCGTTGGCGGTCTGGCTCAACGATATCAGCGTCATCGGCCGCGGATTCGTTCCGGAGTACGCGTTCTGGATCGCCATCGTCGGCTTTACGATCAACGGCTCGGCCTACCAGGCCGAGTACATCCGCGGTGCCTTAGAGAGCGTCGACGAGGGCCAACTGACCGCCGCGCGGGCGATCGGCCTCTCGAAACTCGAGGGGATCCGCTACGTCGTGCTCCCCCAGACGCTGCGGTACGCGATTCCGGCGTGGACGAACGAACTGGTCTACCTGATCAAGTACTCCTCGCTGGCGGGCTTTATCACGGTGCCCGAACTCTACTACCGCGCCAGCCGGATCGCGTCCTCGACGTTCGAGTACACGCCGATCTACGTGCTGCTCGCGATCGTCTACCTCGGGATCGTCCTCTCGGCGACGAACGTGATGGACCGCGTCGAGCGCTACGTGGCGGTCCCCGGTATCGGTCAAGTGGAGGGTCGCCAACAGGCGACGGGCGACGAGGCTGCGGCTGACGCGCCCTCCGACGAGGACACCGACCCCGGCACCGAGACGCCCGAGCGATCCGGGGCGTAA
- a CDS encoding DUF5828 family protein, whose translation MEESISGFKVRGDWGDVVEHGERITRALHDAGVHDPDEDIVSVDDTEPDGSDDRDEEQLADAFEEWEEWRPKAHETLEVDVSEKTADQASVEEGKGEKAGKGPDEDIKTAGEKLSESYEQLEDDDAEAAVDNWKESIDYVARAADSASRKALRRVEDTVYQNVMTQLAPYYFDNELISANIQQSARGGNGDEQFVFEVNINDDGLKADVSDRLAEFDDEIDRWHVDVEKDTDAAEAIEGAEPPPEPDEDSGSKSTTN comes from the coding sequence ATGGAAGAGAGCATCTCGGGATTCAAAGTTCGCGGTGACTGGGGAGACGTCGTCGAGCACGGCGAACGTATCACCCGCGCGCTCCATGACGCGGGCGTCCACGACCCCGACGAGGATATCGTCAGCGTCGACGACACCGAGCCCGACGGCTCCGACGACCGCGACGAGGAACAACTCGCCGACGCCTTCGAGGAGTGGGAAGAGTGGCGGCCCAAGGCCCACGAAACCCTCGAGGTCGACGTGAGCGAGAAGACCGCCGACCAGGCAAGCGTCGAAGAGGGCAAGGGCGAGAAGGCCGGCAAAGGCCCCGACGAGGACATCAAGACGGCCGGCGAGAAGCTGTCGGAGTCCTACGAGCAACTCGAGGACGACGACGCCGAGGCCGCGGTCGACAACTGGAAGGAGTCGATCGATTACGTCGCGCGCGCGGCCGACTCGGCCAGCCGCAAGGCCCTGCGTCGGGTCGAGGACACGGTTTACCAAAACGTGATGACCCAGTTGGCGCCGTACTACTTCGACAACGAACTGATCAGCGCGAACATCCAGCAGTCGGCCCGCGGCGGGAACGGCGACGAGCAGTTCGTGTTCGAAGTCAACATCAACGACGACGGCCTGAAGGCCGACGTCTCGGATCGTCTCGCCGAGTTCGACGACGAGATCGACCGCTGGCACGTCGACGTCGAGAAGGACACCGACGCAGCGGAGGCGATCGAGGGCGCGGAGCCGCCCCCGGAACCCGATGAGGACTCGGGGTCGAAGTCGACGACGAACTGA
- the upp gene encoding uracil phosphoribosyltransferase, with translation MPIEDRDDAYLITHALAKDTLSRLRDVETEQVSFRKGLVKLGRICGYEIIDGRMETEYVEIETPLEQTMGERVRGLDDVVIINVLRAATPFVEGLLKAFPRARQGVISASRDEEAGRDEDGSFPISVDYVKLPEITEDDTVIIADPMLATGSTMCTVLDHVTSNAVEPENLIVLSAVSAPEGLLRVDEEFPEADLLTVSIDDYLDDDGFIVPGLGDAGDRAFRTT, from the coding sequence ATGCCGATCGAAGATCGGGACGACGCCTATCTGATCACCCACGCACTGGCGAAGGACACGCTCTCGCGGCTTCGAGACGTCGAAACCGAGCAGGTCAGCTTCCGGAAGGGCCTGGTCAAACTCGGCCGCATCTGCGGCTACGAGATCATCGACGGCCGCATGGAGACGGAGTACGTCGAGATCGAGACGCCCCTCGAGCAGACCATGGGCGAGCGCGTCCGCGGGCTCGACGACGTGGTCATCATCAACGTCCTCCGCGCAGCGACGCCGTTCGTCGAGGGGCTGCTGAAGGCCTTCCCGCGCGCCCGGCAGGGCGTCATCAGCGCGAGCCGCGATGAAGAGGCCGGTCGAGACGAGGACGGCTCGTTCCCGATCTCGGTCGACTACGTGAAACTCCCCGAGATCACCGAGGACGACACGGTCATCATCGCGGACCCGATGCTCGCAACCGGCTCGACGATGTGTACCGTCCTCGATCACGTCACCAGCAACGCCGTCGAACCGGAGAACCTGATCGTCCTCTCGGCCGTTTCGGCGCCCGAGGGACTGCTCCGCGTCGACGAGGAGTTTCCCGAAGCGGATCTGCTGACGGTCTCGATCGACGACTACCTCGACGACGACGGGTTCATCGTGCCGGGACTGGGCGACGCCGGCGACCGAGCGTTCCGAACGACCTGA
- a CDS encoding cupin domain-containing protein, whose amino-acid sequence MVTNTETDGDDAYAVVDPDDLESVEGRPCDLRRLSEATGLENLAINRFCAEPGEQLPLAYHYHETQEEAFIVLSGTLQVETPDREFSVPEGSVFTAKPESPHRAYNPDDADDAVEVIAVGAPPVPDDAVAYDPDDS is encoded by the coding sequence ATGGTGACGAACACGGAGACAGACGGGGACGACGCGTACGCGGTCGTCGATCCGGACGACCTCGAGTCGGTCGAGGGTCGGCCCTGCGATCTGCGGCGGCTCAGCGAGGCGACCGGACTGGAGAACCTCGCGATCAACCGGTTCTGCGCCGAACCGGGCGAGCAACTCCCGTTGGCGTACCACTACCACGAGACCCAGGAGGAGGCCTTCATCGTCCTCTCGGGAACGCTGCAGGTCGAGACGCCTGACCGGGAGTTTTCAGTCCCCGAAGGATCGGTCTTCACGGCGAAACCCGAGTCGCCCCACCGCGCGTACAATCCGGACGACGCTGACGACGCGGTCGAAGTCATCGCCGTCGGCGCGCCGCCGGTGCCGGACGACGCCGTGGCGTACGACCCGGACGATTCGTAA
- a CDS encoding mannonate dehydratase, with protein sequence MDPTVMLPPKPDERWTMAKQLGIDTAVVRFWGVDEKWWEYDTLMQTRNRFADHGFSLDVVEDRPPMNATVLGEEGRDEEIETVKTLIENMGRLGIDTYCWVWTENPVGVIRTSDSVPGRGDSQRIAFDNEWMERAPDHPAAEITEAELWENLEYFLEEVVPVAEEYGVNLALHPDDPPRSPVRGVPRIVKSVADYRRILDLHDSPRHGVTFCQGNFAAMETDTIEAIREFGERIHFVHFRDVEGDGDSFVETWHDEGPTDMRAAIDAYREVGFDGPIRPDHVPRMIGEDDREDAMSGYTDMGRLFAIGYIKGLLE encoded by the coding sequence ATGGATCCGACCGTGATGTTGCCCCCGAAACCGGACGAACGGTGGACGATGGCCAAGCAGCTCGGCATCGACACCGCCGTCGTCCGCTTCTGGGGCGTCGACGAGAAGTGGTGGGAGTACGACACGCTCATGCAGACCCGCAACCGGTTCGCCGACCACGGCTTCTCGCTCGACGTCGTCGAGGATCGGCCGCCGATGAACGCCACCGTCCTCGGCGAGGAGGGCCGCGACGAGGAGATCGAGACGGTAAAGACGCTGATCGAAAACATGGGTCGGCTCGGCATCGACACCTACTGCTGGGTCTGGACCGAGAACCCGGTGGGCGTCATCCGCACCTCCGACTCGGTGCCCGGTCGCGGCGACTCCCAGCGGATCGCCTTCGACAACGAGTGGATGGAGCGCGCCCCGGACCACCCCGCCGCCGAAATCACGGAAGCGGAACTCTGGGAGAATCTCGAGTACTTCCTCGAGGAAGTCGTTCCCGTCGCGGAGGAGTACGGCGTCAACCTGGCGCTGCACCCCGACGACCCGCCGCGCTCCCCCGTCCGAGGCGTCCCGCGCATCGTCAAATCAGTCGCGGACTACCGCCGCATCCTCGACCTCCACGACAGCCCGCGCCACGGCGTCACCTTCTGTCAAGGCAACTTCGCGGCGATGGAGACCGACACCATCGAGGCGATCCGCGAGTTCGGCGAGCGCATCCACTTCGTCCACTTCCGCGACGTCGAGGGCGACGGCGACTCCTTCGTCGAAACCTGGCACGACGAGGGGCCGACCGACATGCGCGCGGCGATCGACGCCTACCGGGAGGTCGGCTTCGACGGCCCGATCCGGCCCGACCACGTCCCGCGGATGATCGGCGAGGACGACCGCGAGGACGCGATGTCCGGCTACACCGACATGGGCCGGCTGTTCGCGATCGGCTACATCAAGGGCCTGCTCGAGTAG
- a CDS encoding YgaP family membrane protein, whose product MDKNVGGLDRAMRTVLAVALLVFGYRNRDRTLGTLAFVVGSDVLATALIQRCPVNALFGIDTCSE is encoded by the coding sequence ATGGACAAGAACGTCGGCGGCCTCGACCGAGCGATGCGAACCGTCCTCGCGGTCGCACTGTTGGTGTTCGGCTACCGGAACCGGGATCGGACGCTCGGCACGCTCGCGTTCGTCGTCGGCAGCGACGTGCTCGCAACGGCGCTCATCCAGCGGTGTCCGGTGAATGCGCTGTTTGGAATCGATACCTGTTCTGAATAA